A segment of the Desulfobaccales bacterium genome:
CGGAGAGCTGTTTTTGCACCAGAATGCCCTGGGGCTTCTCGCCGCCGGCGGCCTGACGGGCCCGCTCCCATAAGGACGCAAAGCCCGCCTCCACCGCCTCGGGGCTCTCCAGCCCCAAAAGCACCCCTTTGGCCTCCCACTTGTGCACCAGGGCCGGGGAGACGGCCTTCAACACCACCGGGAAGCCCAGCTCCCGGGCGGCGGCCACCGCCTCGGCGGCGGAAGCGGTCAGCCGGCCGGGCACCGCCGGCAGCCCCTGACGGGCGAGGTAGTCCAAGGCCTCCTGCCCCAGCAGCACCCGGGGGTCGGCCGCCGGCTTGGCAGTCACCGGCGGCAGCGAGAGATCCTCCTCCGGTCGTTGGCGCAACCGCTGCCAGGCCAACAGGTGGGCCAGGGCCCTCACCGCCCGCTCCACCGCCACGTAACAGGCCACTCCGGGGACCTCCGCCAATTCCGCCATGATGCGGTCCCGGCCATCGCCGTAGAGGCAAAGGACCAGAGGTTTGCCGAAGCGGGGGAGCTCCAGCTCGGCGATGAACTCCCGGGGCCTAACGATATTGGCATGGAGCGGCGAGGCCAAAGCCGGGAGCATGCACAGCACCCCGTCGATCTGCTCATCCGCCAGGAAGCCCTGCACCGTCTCTTTGGCCGCCAGGAGGTAATCGCCGATCTTCATGCCGATGGGCCACAAGTCCACGGGGTTCCCCAGGCGGTGCCAATAGGGCCCCATGGGCTCCACCGCCCGGCGGACCGCCTCGGGGAGCGGCCCGGCCTCCAGCCCGGCGGCCTCCAGGGCATCCAGGGCCATGATCCCCAAAGCACCGCTGGGGGTGGCGATGCCCAGCCGCGGTCCCCTAAGAGGCGGGAGCTTCACCAGGGCCTGGAGGGTGTCCTTGAAGTCGGTGGTGTCAGCAGCCCTGAGCACCCCGGCCCGGGCAAAGGCGGCGCTGAAGATCCGGTCCTCCCCCACCATGGAGCCGGTGTGGGACAGGGCCGCCTTGGCCCCGGCCACGCTGCGGCCGGTCTTGAGGACCACGATGGGCTTTTTCCGTCCCACCCGGGCCGCCACCTGGAGAAACCGCCGCCCTTCGGGGAGGCCCTCCATGTGCAGGGCGATGACCCGGGTGAGAGGGTCCCCTTCCAGATACTCCAGCACCTCGGCAAAACTGACGTCGGCGGCGTTCCCCAGGTCCAGGGCTTGGCCCAGGGGCCCGGTGAAGGATTCGGAGCCCACCTGGGGGGCGCCGCTTTGGGCCACCAGGGTGAGGGGCGGGGGGTTCGCCGGCCGGGAGATATCCACAAAGGCGGTGGTGAAGGGGGCGAAATTGTTGAGGCTCCCCATGGTGTTGGGGCCCACGAGACGGGCGCCTGCGGCCCGGACCCGGGCCACCAGCTCACTTTGCAATTCCCGGCCCCGCTCATCGGCGTCGCCAAAGCCCTGGGAGATGACGATGAAACGCTTCAGGCCCTTCTCCAGGCACTCCCTGACCGCCGGCAGCACGCGATCACGACCCAGGGAGATGACCGCCAGCTCCGGAACCTCCGGCAGGTCCGCCACCCGGGGATAGACCCGGTGCCCCAGGATTTCCGTGGCCTCAGGATGCACCACGAAGATCTTCCCCTGATAACCGTAGCGCAGGAGCATCTCCAGGCCGTTGTAGGCCCCTACCCCCGTGGCCCGAGGCACTCCCACGAGGAGCACGGAGCGGGGATCAAAGAAGGCACGCATAGTCAGTGGGCTTCCTGTCGGCTCACGGGAGAGGCGGCCAGGGGACGCCAATTCCCTGCCCTTTCTCCCCTGTTCCCTCCCCTCAAACCCTTGGGGTGGAAAGGGAATTCAAGGAGGTTGAGGGAGCTTTAGGTTCCCCCACCCTCCATTACAACCGCTCGCAGCTCTCCAGAGTGTTCAGCTCCTTGAAGCCGCAGCCCAGGCAGTACCTGAGCTCATGGGTGAGCTTGTCAATGGTGCTGCTGTAGAGGCTCAGGCCGGCAGCCCGCAGCAACCCCGGACGCCGGCAGACCGGGCAGGGCGCGTCCGTCTTCCAGCAATAGCGCAGGAGCAGGTTCTCCGTCAGGTCGGCGGTGCCCTGCAGAAACTTTTTCACCTCCACCGGGGTGAGGTTGTGGCGAAAGGTCTCCATCAGGCCGCGGCGGGGATCTCACCGGCTTGCCGGGACCGTGCTGTTCCCGGCCGCCCGCTCCGGGACGGTGGCCTCCTCCCCCCGGGTGCCGGCAAAGGAAAAGCCGCCCCGGCACCGAAGCGGCCCCCCGGTGGTCTGCCGGAAACCCTCACAGCGCCGCCCCCACCTCCGCCAGGGTCTGGAAGTAGATGCGCCGGATGCGGTCCAGGCGTTTCTGGAAGCACAGCCCCAGCTCCATGCAGGCATTATAGAAGGTGGCGGGCTGAAATTCCAGGGTAAGAAGCCGGGCGGTGGTCTCCTGGGTGAGGCCTTGGAGCTCCTTGAGGCGTTGGCGGGCCCCCTCCAGCCCGGCCCACAGGGGCAAAAGCACCAGGTCGGCCTTCTCCTGGAGGCGGGCAATCTCCCGCTGCAGGGCCTGCACCGGGCCGGAACCGGGTTCGTCGGCGGCCTCATGGACCACCTCCAGCCCCAGCCGTTCCAGAAAGCGCACCAGGAATTCCCGGGCCTGGTGGTCCCAGGTGGACAGGGACCAGATATCCGCCGGGATGCCCACTTTCGTCACCTTGCGCGGTGAGGGCAGCCACTGGCGCAGTTGCCGCACCCGGGTCAGGAGCAGCTCTTTCAGCTGATTGGGATAACTGGCCCTCTTCCAGGCATGCCGGGTGAGCAGCCGGGCGTAGGTCCACAATTGCGCCCCCAGGAAGTCTCCCTGCAAGAGCCGGCCGGCGATGGCGGGCCAGCTATAAAACCGCCGCATGGCCCGGACGGTCTCATACTGCAACTCATAGGGGGTGAAGTGCCGGGGCTGGAACACCGCGTGATGGCCGTCGTAGAGGCTCCAGTCCCGGCAGAGGATGCGCCCGGCCTGCTCCAGCTCCTGAAAGACCCGGGTACCGGGCACGGGGGTGAGGATGAGGTATTGCAGGGAATCCAGTTTCACCTCCCGGGAAAAGGTCACCGTGTCCCGAATGACCTGGAAATCATCCTCCTCCGCCCCGAAGACGAACATGCCGTGCACCCGGATATTATGGCGATGGAAGGTGTGCACCGCCTCCCGGATGCCCTCCACCGTCTGTTTCTTGTTGTAGGCCTTCAGGGTCGCCGGGTTGATGGACTCCAGACCCACAAAGACGATGTAGCAGCCGCTTCGGGCCATCAGTTGCAGGAGCTCCTCATCCTTGGCCGCCTCCACCCGCACCTGGGCGCTCCACTCCAGCTTCAGCCCTTCCCGGAGAATCCGCTCGCACAGCTCTTTGATGCGCTCCCGCCGGGCGGTGAAATTGTCGTCGCAGAAAAAGACGTGAGCCGCCCGGGTGCCGTGGGTGCGGAGCTCCTCCAGGATGCGGTCCACGGAATTGTAGCGGTACTTGCGGCCGAAGAGCAAGATGACGGAGCAGAAACTGCAGTTATAGGGGCAGCCCCGGGAAGTGGCGATGGAGATGTAGCGGTTGCCGGTTTTCTCCCAGCCATGGATGAGGCCGTAATCGGGGATGGGCAGGGCGTCCAGGTCGGCCACAAAGGGGCGCCAGGGGTTGAGGCGCACCGTCTCCCCCTCCCGGTAGGCCAGATTGCCGATGCTTTCCAGTTTCCCGCCGTCGTTCAAGGCCGCCACCAGCTCCGGCAGGGCTTCATCCCCCTCCCCGCAGATGACATAGTCGGCGTGCTCCAGGCCCTCTGCCGGGAGAAAGCTGGGGTGGGCCCCGCCCAGGACCACCGGGATGCCTTGGCTGCGGTAAAAGCGGGCCAAGGCGTAGGCCCTGGGTGCAGTGGAGGTGATGGTGGAGATGGCCACCAGGTCCGGCTGGAAATCCAGGCGGCGGTAATCGGGCTCGTCAATCTCCTCCACGATCACCTTGACCTCCAGGCCCTGACCTTTGAGGATGGTGCCCAGAAGGACCGCCCCCAGGCGGGGGATCACCACTCGGCTGAAGATGTGCGGCCGGGGGGCCCGGGGCTCGATGAACAGGACACGCTGAACGGGGCGGGACATGACCTCCCCCTTGACGGCAGGCCCGCCGGAATCCCGGAGGGCGGCGGGGCGTGGGTCTCCTTGGCTTCCCGGGGAAGAGAAACGGCAGGACGACAGGAGAGAAGCCGGCCTCCGCTTCTCCCTGATTTTTTATTAACCCAGTTTAAGAAGCGTGGCAGGATTTGTCAAACGCTTTGCCGCCGCTGACCTTATTTTAACCGTGGCCCATGGAGGCTGCCGACGGGCGCGGCTGGTGGGATGATAAAGCCTGGATGGGCAGACAGATTCCCATACCGGCGTATGGGAATCTGCCGCCGAAGTCGAGCTGTGGGCTGGAAGGGAAACTGCGACCTTAAACGCAGCCGGTGGGTTTGGGCAGCCCCGCCATTTTGCAGGCGCCTTTCCCGGGTCCGGAGGGGAAAAGCTCGTAGATGTATTTCAGCTTGAAGCCGGTGACCTTGGACAGGATGCGCACCATGGGGGCGATGCCGTTTTTCTTGAAGTAATCCTGGAGCATATTGATGACTTTCCAATGGTCCTCGGTCAGCTCCGTGATCCCTTCCTGCGTCTTCACATAATCAACCCACTCCGGCCCCCAGTCATCCAGGTTGGCCAGGAAGCCGTCTTCGTCCACCTCGAATTTTTTCCCCATATGTTCCACAACGGCCATATTCTTAGGTCCTCCTTGGGATATTTGTGCCGGCGTTCCTTCACTCAGGCTATGCCATTGTGAAAATTTTGTCAAGTATTAAAAAAATCGCCTCGCCCTCCCGGGCCGTTTTCCAGGACCCGGGCCTCAGCCGGGGAAGATCTTGCCCGGGTTCATGATGTTCAGGGGGTCGAAGGCCTGCTTCAGGCGGCGCTGCAGGGCAATGACCGCCTCGGAGAGCTCCAGCCGCAAAAAGGGGGCCTTGAGGAGACCGATGCCGTGCTCGCCGGAGAGGGTGCCGGACAGTCTCCGCACCGCCGCCAGCAGGTCCTCCACCGCCTGGCGGGCGGCCCGACGCTCGGCCTCCACCCGGCCGTCAAACATGATATTCACATGGATATTGCCGTCGCCGGCGTGGCCGAAGCAGAGGATGGGGAGCCCCCTTACCCGGGAGATCTCCTGCACCGCCGCCACCAACTCCGGGACGGCGCCCAGGGGCACTGCCACGTCCTCGGCAATCTTGTGGGGCCTGAGCTTGCGGGTGGCGGGGGAAACGGCCTTGCGGGCCCGCCAGAGTTCCTCCGCCTCCGGCGCAGTGGCCGGAATGAGGATAGGTGCCGCCCCCGCATGCGTGAGGATCCCCCGGCTGGCCTCAGTGCGCTGGGCCACATCCTGGGGGTGGCCTTCCAGGGCCACGAAGAGGAAGGCGCTCACCTCCGGAGGCAGGGGGAAGGGCAGGAGCTCCGCCACGCAGCTAAGGGTGGCGGCGTCCAGAAATTCCAGGGAGGCCGGGGCCACCCCGGCCCGGAGCAGCTCCCCCACCGCCTGGGTGGCGGCCGTGAGATCCCGGAAGCCCGCGGCCAGGGTCTGGCGGGCCGCGGGGGGCGGCACCAGTTTGAGGATGATTTTGGTGATTACCCCCAGGGTGCCTTCGGAGCCCACAAACAGGTGGGTCAAATCATAGCCCACCACCGATTTCATGGTGCGGGTGCCGGTGTGGATGATCTCACCCGTGGGGAGCACCACCTCCAGCCCCAGGACGTAGTCCCGGGTGACCCCGTACTGCACCGCCACCGCGCCC
Coding sequences within it:
- a CDS encoding acetate--CoA ligase family protein; the encoded protein is MRAFFDPRSVLLVGVPRATGVGAYNGLEMLLRYGYQGKIFVVHPEATEILGHRVYPRVADLPEVPELAVISLGRDRVLPAVRECLEKGLKRFIVISQGFGDADERGRELQSELVARVRAAGARLVGPNTMGSLNNFAPFTTAFVDISRPANPPPLTLVAQSGAPQVGSESFTGPLGQALDLGNAADVSFAEVLEYLEGDPLTRVIALHMEGLPEGRRFLQVAARVGRKKPIVVLKTGRSVAGAKAALSHTGSMVGEDRIFSAAFARAGVLRAADTTDFKDTLQALVKLPPLRGPRLGIATPSGALGIMALDALEAAGLEAGPLPEAVRRAVEPMGPYWHRLGNPVDLWPIGMKIGDYLLAAKETVQGFLADEQIDGVLCMLPALASPLHANIVRPREFIAELELPRFGKPLVLCLYGDGRDRIMAELAEVPGVACYVAVERAVRALAHLLAWQRLRQRPEEDLSLPPVTAKPAADPRVLLGQEALDYLARQGLPAVPGRLTASAAEAVAAARELGFPVVLKAVSPALVHKWEAKGVLLGLESPEAVEAGFASLWERARQAAGGEKPQGILVQKQLSGREVLLGIKRDATFGPVVVCGLGGIYTEVLADTAQTLAPVNEAQARELLASLRSYPLLAGVRGEPPVDLAALARMLTALSRLALAEPELAEADLNPVIATPQGCWAVDARLVWRPK
- a CDS encoding radical SAM protein, producing the protein MSRPVQRVLFIEPRAPRPHIFSRVVIPRLGAVLLGTILKGQGLEVKVIVEEIDEPDYRRLDFQPDLVAISTITSTAPRAYALARFYRSQGIPVVLGGAHPSFLPAEGLEHADYVICGEGDEALPELVAALNDGGKLESIGNLAYREGETVRLNPWRPFVADLDALPIPDYGLIHGWEKTGNRYISIATSRGCPYNCSFCSVILLFGRKYRYNSVDRILEELRTHGTRAAHVFFCDDNFTARRERIKELCERILREGLKLEWSAQVRVEAAKDEELLQLMARSGCYIVFVGLESINPATLKAYNKKQTVEGIREAVHTFHRHNIRVHGMFVFGAEEDDFQVIRDTVTFSREVKLDSLQYLILTPVPGTRVFQELEQAGRILCRDWSLYDGHHAVFQPRHFTPYELQYETVRAMRRFYSWPAIAGRLLQGDFLGAQLWTYARLLTRHAWKRASYPNQLKELLLTRVRQLRQWLPSPRKVTKVGIPADIWSLSTWDHQAREFLVRFLERLGLEVVHEAADEPGSGPVQALQREIARLQEKADLVLLPLWAGLEGARQRLKELQGLTQETTARLLTLEFQPATFYNACMELGLCFQKRLDRIRRIYFQTLAEVGAAL
- a CDS encoding TusE/DsrC/DsvC family sulfur relay protein — encoded protein: MAVVEHMGKKFEVDEDGFLANLDDWGPEWVDYVKTQEGITELTEDHWKVINMLQDYFKKNGIAPMVRILSKVTGFKLKYIYELFPSGPGKGACKMAGLPKPTGCV
- a CDS encoding FAD-linked oxidase C-terminal domain-containing protein; the protein is MLPSEVISKIAAIVGPEQVLTAPEDRWTYAFDATDLEQLPDLVVFPGSAAEVAAIVRLANDYRFPVVPRGAGSGRAGGAVPVQGGVVLVLTRLNRILEISPQDFVAVVEPGVITGALKRAAAAQGLYYPPDPGSSEFCTIGGNVATGAGGAVAVQYGVTRDYVLGLEVVLPTGEIIHTGTRTMKSVVGYDLTHLFVGSEGTLGVITKIILKLVPPPAARQTLAAGFRDLTAATQAVGELLRAGVAPASLEFLDAATLSCVAELLPFPLPPEVSAFLFVALEGHPQDVAQRTEASRGILTHAGAAPILIPATAPEAEELWRARKAVSPATRKLRPHKIAEDVAVPLGAVPELVAAVQEISRVRGLPILCFGHAGDGNIHVNIMFDGRVEAERRAARQAVEDLLAAVRRLSGTLSGEHGIGLLKAPFLRLELSEAVIALQRRLKQAFDPLNIMNPGKIFPG